CACAAATCAAAGTCGTAATCTTGAGTTTTTACTTTCTTGGGGACTTGGTCTTGTTTTCAACACGATAGCAATTCAAAAGCTCTTTACCCAAGGAACCGCTGAAAGTCTCAGATTCTATATGAAACCTGAGATGTCATCCAACTCAGATAAACTGACAACTTATTTATCAAGCTTGAATTTTTCGTTGCTAATTCCAGTTGCATTGATTTTAACAGTTATTTTCTTTTTTCTCTTATATTTATTTTCTCTTCGTAAATTTTTGAGAACATTATTGATTGAGAATATAGTTTTTATTGGAGTTTTAGTGACGGTGACATCAGTTGCTTGGAGTCTGGTTTATACTGATCCATCGAACTACCATTTTAATGTGGTTCTCTTCCCATTAGCGGCCATTAATAGTGATTCTCCTTTTATTCCCCTTGTTGACGATGGATTTAAAAGTTTATATGGCGGATATTATCTTTGGCTTGGTTTACTATCACGATTAATGGGAAATAGTCTATTGTCTATCAAAATTGTTGTATGTAGTTTGATTGCTCTTCAGATTCTTCTTTACTATTTAATAGTTAAAGCCATCTACCAAAATTCGTTGATCAGAATTTTGGTATTCATTAGTTGCCTATTTTGGAGTTATTTTCATGGTAAGGTAGTAAGCCAAGATTTATACTTTCAATATTTTCCTTTAAGAACTTTATTCCCTTGTCTTTTGATGGTTACTTTGTTGTATATATCTGAAAGAAAATTTCTCGATAAAGCTACTTTTTCCTTGAATTTTTTAACAATTAACTTACGAGATTTACTTCTAGATTTTCTAGTGGCAATGGCTCTATTAAGTAATTTTGATTCTGGTATCTCTGTCTTGATTATGTATTTCTTTATTTACATTTGGAATGAGTTTAAAATAGATGGCTTTAGCGCAAAAAACATGATTAAAAAGTTAACGAGATTTAGTATAAATTTTATAATTATCATTTTTATAATTATTTTTGGCTTTAGAATTGTTGCTGGAGAAGTCATCAATTTTTATAATTATATAGGTTTTACTCTTAAATTTGGCTCTGGCTTTTTTGGTTTGCCTTTTCCAGATAATATATGGATGATATTTATGGTTGTTTACGGTTTTAATATCATACAATCTTTTCAGAGTCCCATTGAGGATAAAAACGCTAAGTATCGTTTTGTAATTGCCATCTGGGGAATAGTTAGCCTCTTTTATTTTGTCAATAGAAGTCATCCTTGGAATTTGATATCTGTATCACTTCCATTTTTTCTTTCCTATGGTTGTTTGATTGATTATGCCTTTAGTTCTTATCGAAAAAAAATGTCTGAATCTGAACCAGAATTGATGCAGAATAAAATGGCATTTAGGGAATTTTTGCCAATTCTATTGCCCAATTCGTTTGATTTATTAAGACTCTCCCTGATCAGTGTATTAATCATGCCCTTTATTATTATGTCCCTAATCGCTTGTGTAAAATTTATACCCGCAATGATATCCAATTTTCAAAGCCCTAAAAGCTATTCACAAATGTCTGCTGTAGCCAGCTTGTCTGAGAGAGTGGCTACATTAGAAAAGCAATTAAACCGTCCATCAATTCTCCTTTCAGATTCATTTGAATCCTATTATTATCTTCACAAAAACAGAAAAGTCTTGTTCTATCCCGAGACAACTTCTATTTTATCTGGGGACAATTCTTTTCAGCCCCGTTTTATTGATGCTCTCAATAAATTTAATCCAATTGTCACGGTCTGCCCCTTAAGGAAAGTTGTCAATTACAATCTTCGTGGCACGTTTTTAGAATTACTCTATCAGAACAATTATAAACTTCTAGAATCCCGGAAAAGCATAGATTCTACTATAAAGCGAAGTTGTGATATTTATGTAAAAGATTAGAATTGTAATAGAGTCAGAGAATCTTGACAAAATCACATAACCTAAAATGAGCCGAGCGCTTGGCATCAAGATTGATAGCGCTAGGGGTTGACATTGATGATAGTTTATGATATGAAAGTAGCACCAGTTGTTCACCCCAACCAACCAATGGCTCAAGAAACCCTCCTAATTGCAGCTAACCCACTAGGGATCAAGCTACCACCGACCCAAGATGAGCTACCTTCTGATGATGGTATTGCCATGGAAACCCAGCGACACGGACTGCAAATGCAGTTATTAGTCAGACCTCTCTCCGGGTGGTTAAAAAACCAAGGACGAGAAGCGTTTGTGGGGGGCAATATGTTTGTTTACTTTAGCCCCAATCAAGTGCGGAACGAAGATTATCGCGGACCTGATGTATTTGTCGTCTTGGACGTGCCTCGAAAAGAACGGAAAAGCTGGGTCGTCTGGGAAGAAGAAAAAGCTCCTGATGTGGTGATTGAATTGCTCTCTGAAAGTACAGCCAAAAAGGATAAAGAAGAGAAAAAGCTGATCTATCAGAATCGTTGGCGGGTGACAGAATACTTTTGGTATGATCCCTTTGACTCAGAAGATTTAGCGGGACATCGCTTAGAAGGGGGCGTTTATAAATCTTTAAACCCAGATGCTCAAGGCAGATTCAGCAGCGAAATATTAGGGCTAGTGTTAGTGCGCTGGCAGGGAATTTATGGGGATGAACAAGAGCCGATTACTTGGCTGCGTTGGGCAACACCAGCGGGGCAATTGCTCCCCACCATAGAGGAGTTAGCAGAGCAGGAAAAGCAACGAGCCGAGCGCTTGGCGGCAAAATTGCGATCGCTGGGAGTTGAAGTTGATGATAGTGTATGAAATAATTGCCAGCATTGTCCACCCTGACTGACGGACACAAGTGGGTCAAAACCTGACAAGACAAGGGTTGCCAAAAAGAAAAATATCTGGGTAGATAGGGAAAAAGCAAGAATCCCTACAAGATGAAAACCGAGAACAGAATCTTCTCCCAAGTTTATTCCTATCTAGAACAAGGAAGCCGATTTGTGGATAAAAGACATTTAACCGTCCTCAGTTGGATGGTGACAGCCCTACTCAGTAGTCAAAGTCTCAATCAAGCCAGATGGGAACCCTTTGTACAAAGCAGAGCCGAACAAGCCAATAGTTATCAGAGACGGTGGAATCGCTTTTGCCAGAATGGAAGAGTAGCGGTGGAAAAGATATACATCCCCTTAATATTGAAAGCCATCGAGACTTGGAAGGAGAAGGGGGAAAGACTTTATCTAGCAATAGATACCACTCTGTTGTGGAATCAATACTGCTTTGTCTATCTAGCGGTGGTCTGCGGGGGGAGAGCCGTCCCCTTGATGTGGATGGGATTAGAACATGGTAGTGCCAGCCTAGCTTTTGAGAAATACGAACCCTTGTTGGACAGAGCCAAAGGCTATCTTCAGGGCTTTGAGAATGTCATGCTGTTAGCCGACCGAGGCTTTGCCAATCAGCAATTAATTCAATGGCTCAGGAAAAATACTTGGCATTGGTGTCTTCGCTTACAGCAATTCTCATTTTAAAAAGTAACAAGTGATACAGACAGAAACAAAGCTTTAAGCAAGCTACAAAATGCGCTCCCGCGAGTGCGACTGCATCGCAGAGAAGTGAGTATATAGAGTATTTATACTCAAAATATTTGAAAGATGGGAGAAATCTAGAACAAAAGTTCTCTACATCAGAAAGAGAACCAAATAAAAATTGATGATTGTTGTCTGTTGAGGTAAAATTATTAAGTTGGAAATATTAATTAATCAAACTGTTCTGCGATGACGAAAAAGGCTGTGACTTTAGAAATTCCTGAATTAATACAATTTTTAGTTCAAGAATTACATGACTTACCCGATGACAGAAAACCAGGAAACAATACCAAATATCAGGTAGAAGATGCAGTTAAGGCGGCTTTTTCGGTTTTTTTTACTCAGTCACCTTCTTTTTTAGAGCATCAACGTTTGATGAAAATTAGTAAGGGAAAAGATAATGCTTCAAGTTTATTTGGTATCAAAAAAATACCTTGTGATAATCAAATCAGAAACCTGTTAGATCCTATCCCAGCTGCCACAATATTTGGCTCTTTTCAACAAGTCTATCAATGGTTAAAAAAACAGGGAGTTATTAAAAATTTTTTCTACTTAGATGAGGAAATTTTAATAGCTTTAGATGGTACGGAATATTTTTCTTCAAAGAAAATTAGTTGTCCCCATTGTAATTGCCGCAATCATCGTAAGGGAACGACAACTTATTTTCATGGTTGCGTCACGCCAATTGTGGTTTCTCCTGAGCAAAAACAAGTGATTAATTTAGAACCAGAATTTATTAAAAAACAAGATGGGCAGCAAAAACAAGATTGTGAAAATGCGGCTGTTAAAAGATGGTTAGATAAGAATCATCAAAAGAAGTATGGTTATCCTGTAACCCTGTTAGGAGATGACTTATACTCTCGCCAACCTATCTGTGAGTTAGCTCTAAAACAAGGTTATAATTTTATTTTTGTTTGTCTTGAAACTTCTCATAAA
This Microcystis wesenbergii NRERC-220 DNA region includes the following protein-coding sequences:
- a CDS encoding Uma2 family endonuclease; protein product: MAQETLLIAANPLGIKLPPTQDELPSDDGIAMETQRHGLQMQLLVRPLSGWLKNQGREAFVGGNMFVYFSPNQVRNEDYRGPDVFVVLDVPRKERKSWVVWEEEKAPDVVIELLSESTAKKDKEEKKLIYQNRWRVTEYFWYDPFDSEDLAGHRLEGGVYKSLNPDAQGRFSSEILGLVLVRWQGIYGDEQEPITWLRWATPAGQLLPTIEELAEQEKQRAERLAAKLRSLGVEVDDSV